The following proteins are encoded in a genomic region of Burkholderia gladioli:
- a CDS encoding DUF4347 domain-containing protein has translation MKIVKQWFARQSRKQRDAERPGSRVAASPLLLALEPRVVYDASVAAVAAQTHAHEHAHAETHRTEAQTDTATAGNATPPQVSSAPVDKPVRSASRATAEGTDTSAQAQSRSATQGNTDTQHATANDVGIAMPAVGQTDVVFIDPSVANYQTLIAGLPAGTQYVVLDAGSDGFAQIASYLRSHQGVESISLISHGTDGAIQAGSTWLTASDFSAYSAQLAQIGAAMKPGGDFLIYGCDVAQRADGQALVQQIAGLTHLNVAASIDATGAAALGGNWTLEYQVGQVHTALNESAAAQAQFNELLGVTVETYDTAAANNFQALGSSQFTLDGIVYTLDQAANTFAYNDSNSPNGPTDITDSQTDGVLEINADGGSAMSNVTISLANGHTFNLQSFDLSSFNGDLYIQAHYANGTSSALIQLATAAVGGFPGATVSSQLGSAFNNIVSFSLIDQNDSGAFEPSLDNLTYQDTGPTVTTSSGNAAWSSADNGTGTGGTAVSVDSGLILSDGSSSTAKTATVKITNFQAGDMLNFVAQNGISSVYNTSTGTLTLSTGSGTATIAQWQAALESVTFSSSLTSPNLSTTTRTVSFSFNDGTFVSNIATRNVTVTAVDQSPVLSEGGATSTSYLAGSAAAAVDTNIHVSDADNASLAAATVTISSGFVSGDSLGFVNNNATLYGDIQASYNPSSHALSLFSGSGTATVAQWQAALDAVTFASSSGTTGGTRDITFSVSDGTKTSGALHHSVVVTAGPTVTTDGGSAAFISGDNTASTPVVVDAGIVVSDGVSSTLASATVQITGNFQVNHDQLLFTNNPATMGDISASYNTSTGLLTLTSASGTASLAQWQAALRAVTFTSDLVVPSNATRTVSFRINDGTLVSPAANRSVSVTAVDQTPIIGGGGTTVNFTAGDNTASTPVVIDNTITVADADGGPLHTATVTISSNLQPTDVLAFNNNNSALYGDIQATYSNGVLTLSSSSATATLAQWQAALRAVTYTSTAITPSNLSRTVTFGISDGTKSSGTVSATVNVADTDQTPLISGSSGTVTLTQGDNTNSTPVTVDSGIVVSDLDNGTLASATITIGNFQDPSDVLLFIGNPSTMGNINGSYSNGVLTLTSAGGAATVAQWQAALRSIQFQNFSSVPTTTPRVITFVISDGTKTSGTWSRTVDVALTDQTPLLDTSGGSSTFTSADNAPSTPVAIDTGLILTDSDSATMASATVQITGNYVAGEDVLALGGSFGDITASFDASNGKLTLSSAGASTTAQWIAALRSVTYTDLAAVPTGTTRTISFTVSDGTKASATETKSLGIVATHQTPVLTSGTSTSQDFLPGNSATTIDSGLALTDLNVGSPSALVSLTITVQITSGFEIGDVLSFSGLGQIPVNGISPSYDPSTGTLTITSTGGTLSQWQSVLDNLQFQTGSNAPLGTRAISISISDGTRTSTPATYSIDVISSAPSLATSSTGSAHFQAGDNAPATPITIDAGMTVGDPLGNVVDTAVIAITGNLHSGEDVLGFTNDGTTMGDISGVYNTLTGVLVLSSSSGTATLAQWQSALRSITYTDTALTPNTATRTVDITLSAGAQTSNTLERTITVAATDQTPVLSTGSTGSVPFTAGDNTASTPVAIDTGIVVSDLDNGSLASATVQIGTGFHAGEDVLLFINDGATMGNITASYDAVHGTLTLSSAGSIATLAQWQAALRAVTYTDTAITPDTATRTISFSVNDGTKTSTPITRNVSVADVDQTPVIGSTSSGPAAFQAGDNSISTPIAIDNGIVLGDLDNSTLASAKVQIGTGFQLGEDVLLFVNDGATMGNITASYDAVHGTLTLTSAGASATLAQWQAALRSVTYTDTAITPNTTTRSIGFSLNDGTQTSATYSRDVTVADVDQTPVVGSNNSGSVPFKAADNAPSTPVTIDDGITLSDLDNGTFASAIVQIGAGFHAGEDLLAFVNDGATMGNITASYDPAHGTLTLSSAGASATLAQWQAALRSVTYVDTAVTPDTATRSIGFSVSDGTQTSTTYSRDVTVADTDQTPILTTGSTGSVAFTAGDNVASTPVAIDTGIVVSDLDNGTLASAIFQIGAGFHAGEDLLGFVNDGATMGNITASYDAAAGTLTLSSSGNSATLAQWQAALRAVTYTDTAITPDTATRTISFSINDGTQSSLSLARTVTVADVDQTPTVGSTSSGPAAFQAADNTVSTPIVVDNGIILGDLDNSTLASAKVQIGTGFQPGEDVLSFVNDGATMGNITASYDAVHGTLTLTSAGAIATLAQWQAALRAVTYTDTAITPDTTTRSIGFSLNDGTQTSTTYSRDVTVTDVDQTPLISSSSTGSVPFKAGDNVASTPVVVDNGITLTDRDNPTLASATVQIGAGFHAGEDLLGFVNDGATMGNITASYDAVHGTLTLSSAGATATLAQWQAALRSVTYTDTAVTPATATRTLIVSVNDGVKTSGAITRNITVADTDQTPLISSSNSDPAAFVAGDNTASTPIVVDNGITLTDRDNSTFASATVQIGTGFHAGEDLLGFVNDGLTMGNITASYDAVHGTLTLSSAGATASLAQWQAALRSVTYTDTAITPDSTTRVISFAVSDGVKASTAITREVTVTDTDQRPIISSSNTGSVSFTAGDNVASTPVVVDNGIVLSDLDNSTFASATVKIGAGFHAGEDVLGFVNDGATMGNITASYDAATGTLTLNSSGAIASLAQWQAALRSVTYTDTAITPDAATRSISFSVNDGVKTSTDITRSVTVTDVDQTPLISSSNTGPAAFVSGDNAPSTPIAIDNGITLSDRDNTTFASATVQIGAGFHANEDLLAFVNDGATMGNITASYDAVHGTLTLTSAGATATLAQWQAALRSVTYTDTAVLPNTAARTLIVSVNDGTETSAALTRSVSVTATHQTPQLGGGDARLSYTADGKSGSTITVGDGITLGDRNNTPPTTATVAFGGSFDAKHDVLGFTPSAASGDITASYNAATGTLTFSSASGTATTAQWQAALNAVTYTDTQAEHANGSRTLVFTVGDGTRSSAPLTRTLQIVGVPQPVGVPILPTTVEPDHKPTPPIAPPQVEIPRSTMLIAPDAHERNDGVSNPLIVLTALDAPRQISTIVPRDTFTFATHDARGNALGDTSVTSLDSIVPQEAAAAPAAAHLLPAADVHAMHQPGSAFALNVAPLLRAPANAEAAHEQASVAVTLADGAALPAWLHYDATHGTLSGTPPAGVHEIRVTLVSRDAAGNVVRREVVVRFDAHGKPAANAHAAPKPAAKPAPHAAVPPAKASLTAQFANAVATLHVPRHDAALAERQSAVAAVTPERRS, from the coding sequence ATGAAGATCGTCAAGCAGTGGTTCGCACGCCAGAGCCGGAAGCAGCGGGATGCCGAACGGCCCGGCTCGCGCGTCGCGGCCTCCCCGCTGTTGCTCGCACTCGAACCGCGCGTCGTCTACGACGCGTCGGTGGCTGCCGTCGCCGCGCAGACGCACGCCCATGAACACGCGCATGCGGAAACGCATCGCACCGAAGCGCAGACCGATACCGCGACGGCCGGCAACGCCACCCCGCCGCAAGTGTCCTCGGCGCCGGTCGACAAGCCGGTACGCAGCGCCTCGCGTGCAACCGCCGAAGGCACCGACACCTCGGCGCAAGCCCAATCGCGATCGGCCACCCAAGGGAACACCGATACGCAGCACGCCACGGCAAACGACGTCGGCATCGCGATGCCGGCCGTCGGCCAGACCGATGTGGTCTTCATCGACCCGAGCGTGGCGAACTACCAGACGCTGATCGCCGGCCTGCCCGCCGGCACGCAGTACGTGGTGCTCGATGCCGGCAGCGACGGCTTCGCGCAGATCGCAAGTTATCTGCGATCGCACCAAGGGGTCGAATCGATCAGCCTGATCTCGCACGGCACGGACGGCGCGATCCAGGCCGGTTCGACCTGGCTGACCGCCTCCGATTTCTCGGCCTACAGCGCGCAACTCGCGCAGATCGGCGCGGCCATGAAGCCGGGCGGCGACTTCCTGATCTACGGCTGCGACGTCGCCCAGCGGGCCGATGGTCAGGCGCTGGTGCAGCAGATCGCCGGCCTCACGCACCTGAACGTGGCGGCCTCGATCGACGCGACCGGCGCCGCCGCGCTCGGCGGCAACTGGACGCTCGAATACCAGGTCGGCCAGGTGCACACGGCGCTGAACGAATCGGCCGCTGCCCAGGCGCAGTTCAACGAGTTGCTCGGCGTGACGGTGGAAACCTACGACACCGCCGCCGCCAACAACTTCCAGGCGCTCGGCTCGTCCCAGTTCACGCTCGACGGCATCGTCTACACGCTCGACCAGGCCGCCAACACCTTCGCCTACAACGATTCGAATTCGCCGAACGGCCCCACCGACATCACCGACTCGCAGACCGACGGCGTGCTCGAGATCAATGCGGACGGGGGTTCGGCGATGAGCAACGTCACCATCTCGCTGGCAAACGGCCATACCTTCAACCTGCAGAGCTTCGACCTCAGCTCCTTCAACGGCGACCTCTACATCCAGGCGCACTATGCCAACGGCACCAGCAGCGCGCTGATCCAGCTCGCCACGGCCGCGGTGGGCGGCTTCCCCGGCGCCACCGTGTCGAGCCAGCTGGGCAGCGCCTTCAACAATATCGTCTCGTTCTCGCTGATCGACCAGAACGACAGCGGCGCCTTCGAGCCTTCGCTGGACAACCTGACCTACCAGGACACCGGCCCGACCGTCACCACCAGCAGCGGCAACGCGGCCTGGAGTTCGGCCGACAACGGCACAGGCACGGGCGGCACGGCTGTGAGCGTCGATTCCGGCCTGATCCTCAGCGACGGCAGTTCCAGCACGGCCAAGACGGCCACCGTCAAGATCACCAATTTCCAGGCCGGCGACATGCTCAACTTCGTGGCGCAGAACGGCATCAGCAGCGTCTACAATACGTCCACCGGCACGCTGACGCTGAGCACCGGCTCCGGCACGGCGACCATCGCGCAATGGCAGGCCGCGCTCGAATCGGTGACGTTCTCGAGCTCTCTGACCTCGCCCAATCTCTCGACCACCACGCGCACCGTCTCGTTCTCGTTCAACGACGGCACCTTCGTCAGCAACATCGCCACGCGCAACGTGACGGTCACGGCGGTCGACCAGAGCCCAGTGCTGAGCGAAGGCGGCGCGACCAGCACCAGCTATCTCGCCGGCAGTGCCGCCGCCGCGGTGGACACGAACATTCACGTCAGCGATGCGGACAATGCCTCGCTGGCCGCCGCCACCGTCACCATTTCCAGCGGTTTCGTGAGCGGCGATTCGCTGGGTTTCGTCAACAACAACGCCACGCTGTACGGCGACATCCAGGCCAGCTACAACCCGAGCTCGCACGCGCTGTCGCTGTTCTCGGGCAGCGGCACCGCCACGGTCGCGCAGTGGCAGGCCGCGCTCGATGCGGTCACCTTCGCGTCATCGAGCGGCACCACCGGCGGCACGCGCGACATCACGTTCTCCGTGAGCGACGGCACCAAGACCAGCGGCGCGCTGCATCACAGCGTGGTCGTGACGGCCGGCCCGACGGTCACCACTGACGGCGGCTCGGCCGCGTTCATCTCCGGCGACAACACGGCCTCGACGCCGGTGGTGGTGGACGCGGGCATCGTCGTCTCCGACGGCGTCAGCAGCACGCTGGCGAGCGCCACGGTGCAGATCACCGGCAACTTCCAGGTCAATCACGACCAGTTGCTGTTCACCAACAACCCGGCGACGATGGGCGACATCAGCGCCAGCTACAACACCAGCACCGGCCTGCTCACGCTGACTTCGGCCAGCGGCACGGCCAGCCTGGCGCAATGGCAGGCGGCGCTGCGCGCCGTGACCTTCACCAGCGATCTGGTCGTGCCGTCGAACGCGACGCGCACGGTCAGCTTCCGGATCAACGACGGCACCCTGGTCAGCCCGGCGGCGAACCGCTCGGTGAGCGTCACGGCGGTCGACCAGACGCCGATCATCGGCGGCGGCGGCACCACCGTCAATTTCACGGCAGGCGACAACACCGCCTCCACGCCGGTGGTGATCGACAACACCATCACGGTGGCCGACGCCGACGGCGGCCCGCTGCACACGGCCACCGTCACGATCTCGAGCAACTTGCAGCCCACCGACGTCCTGGCGTTCAACAACAATAATTCGGCGCTCTACGGCGACATCCAGGCGACCTATTCGAACGGCGTGCTCACGCTGAGTTCGTCCAGCGCCACGGCCACGCTCGCGCAATGGCAGGCCGCGCTGCGCGCCGTCACCTATACCTCCACCGCCATCACGCCGTCGAACCTGTCGCGCACCGTCACCTTCGGCATCAGCGACGGCACCAAGAGCAGCGGCACCGTGTCGGCCACGGTGAACGTGGCCGATACCGACCAGACGCCGCTGATCAGCGGCAGCAGCGGCACCGTCACGCTGACCCAGGGCGACAACACCAATTCGACGCCGGTCACGGTGGACAGCGGCATCGTGGTGTCCGATCTCGACAACGGCACGCTCGCCTCGGCCACCATCACGATCGGCAACTTCCAGGACCCCAGCGACGTCCTGCTGTTCATCGGCAATCCGTCGACGATGGGCAACATCAACGGCTCGTACTCCAACGGCGTGCTGACCCTGACTTCGGCCGGCGGCGCTGCCACGGTCGCGCAATGGCAGGCCGCGCTGCGCTCGATCCAATTCCAGAACTTCTCGTCGGTGCCGACCACCACGCCGCGCGTCATCACCTTCGTGATCAGCGACGGCACCAAGACGAGCGGCACGTGGAGCCGCACGGTGGACGTGGCGCTGACCGATCAGACGCCGCTACTCGACACCAGCGGCGGCAGCAGCACCTTCACCTCGGCCGACAACGCCCCCTCGACGCCGGTGGCCATCGACACCGGCCTGATCCTGACCGACAGCGACAGCGCCACGATGGCCTCGGCCACCGTGCAGATCACCGGCAACTACGTTGCGGGCGAGGATGTGCTTGCACTCGGCGGCTCGTTCGGCGACATCACCGCGAGCTTCGATGCCAGCAACGGCAAGCTCACGCTGAGCTCGGCCGGCGCCTCGACCACCGCGCAGTGGATCGCGGCGCTGCGCTCGGTAACCTACACCGACCTGGCGGCGGTGCCGACCGGCACGACCCGCACCATCTCGTTTACGGTCAGCGACGGCACCAAGGCCAGCGCCACCGAGACCAAGTCGCTCGGCATCGTCGCGACCCACCAGACGCCGGTCCTGACCAGCGGTACCTCGACCAGCCAGGACTTCCTGCCCGGCAATTCGGCCACGACGATCGACAGCGGCCTCGCGCTGACCGACCTGAACGTCGGCAGCCCATCCGCGCTGGTCTCCCTGACGATCACGGTGCAAATCACGTCCGGCTTCGAGATCGGCGACGTCCTGTCCTTCAGCGGGCTGGGCCAGATTCCGGTCAACGGCATCTCCCCCTCCTACGATCCGTCCACGGGCACCCTGACGATCACCTCCACGGGCGGCACCCTCTCGCAGTGGCAGAGCGTGCTCGACAATCTGCAGTTCCAGACCGGCTCCAATGCGCCGCTCGGCACGCGCGCAATCTCGATCAGCATCAGCGACGGCACCAGGACCAGCACGCCCGCGACCTACTCGATCGACGTGATCAGTTCCGCGCCGTCGCTGGCCACCAGCAGCACCGGCAGCGCGCACTTCCAGGCCGGCGACAACGCGCCTGCCACGCCGATCACGATCGATGCCGGCATGACCGTCGGCGACCCGCTCGGCAACGTGGTGGACACCGCCGTGATCGCGATCACCGGTAACCTGCACAGCGGCGAGGACGTGCTCGGCTTCACCAACGACGGCACGACGATGGGCGACATCAGCGGCGTCTACAACACGCTGACCGGCGTGCTGGTGCTGAGCTCGTCGAGCGGCACGGCCACCCTCGCGCAATGGCAGTCCGCGCTGCGCTCGATCACCTATACCGACACGGCCCTCACGCCGAATACGGCCACGCGAACGGTCGACATCACGCTGAGCGCCGGCGCGCAGACCAGCAACACGCTGGAGCGCACCATCACGGTGGCGGCCACCGACCAGACGCCGGTCCTGAGCACCGGCAGCACCGGCTCGGTGCCGTTCACCGCCGGCGACAACACGGCATCGACGCCGGTCGCGATCGATACCGGCATCGTCGTCTCGGATCTCGACAACGGCTCGCTGGCTTCGGCGACCGTCCAGATCGGCACGGGTTTCCATGCCGGCGAGGACGTGCTGTTGTTCATCAACGACGGCGCCACCATGGGCAACATCACGGCCAGCTACGATGCCGTGCACGGCACCCTGACGCTGAGCTCGGCCGGTAGCATCGCCACGCTGGCGCAATGGCAGGCGGCGCTGCGCGCGGTCACTTATACCGACACGGCCATCACGCCCGACACGGCCACCCGCACGATCAGCTTCTCGGTCAACGACGGCACCAAGACGAGCACCCCGATCACGCGCAACGTCAGCGTCGCCGACGTCGACCAGACGCCGGTCATCGGCTCCACCAGCAGCGGCCCGGCTGCCTTCCAGGCCGGCGACAACAGCATTTCCACGCCGATCGCGATCGACAACGGCATCGTCCTGGGCGACCTCGACAACAGCACGCTGGCCTCGGCCAAGGTGCAGATCGGCACCGGCTTCCAGCTCGGCGAGGACGTGCTGTTGTTCGTCAACGACGGCGCCACCATGGGCAACATCACGGCCAGCTACGACGCCGTGCACGGCACCCTGACGCTGACCTCGGCCGGTGCCAGCGCCACGCTGGCGCAATGGCAGGCGGCGCTGCGCTCGGTCACCTATACCGACACGGCCATCACGCCCAACACGACCACCCGCAGCATCGGCTTCTCGCTCAACGACGGCACCCAGACCAGCGCGACCTACTCGCGCGACGTCACCGTCGCCGATGTCGATCAGACGCCCGTCGTCGGCTCCAACAATTCCGGCTCGGTCCCCTTCAAGGCCGCCGACAATGCCCCATCCACGCCGGTCACGATCGATGACGGCATCACGCTGTCCGATCTCGACAACGGCACCTTCGCCTCGGCCATCGTGCAGATCGGTGCCGGCTTCCATGCCGGCGAGGACCTGCTGGCATTCGTCAACGACGGCGCCACGATGGGCAACATCACGGCCAGCTACGACCCCGCGCACGGCACCCTGACGCTGAGCTCGGCCGGTGCCAGCGCCACGCTGGCGCAATGGCAGGCCGCACTGCGCTCGGTCACCTATGTCGACACGGCCGTCACGCCCGACACGGCCACCCGCAGCATCGGCTTCTCGGTCAGCGACGGCACCCAGACCAGCACGACCTACTCGCGCGACGTCACCGTCGCCGATACCGACCAGACGCCGATCCTGACCACCGGCAGCACGGGTTCGGTGGCGTTCACGGCCGGCGACAACGTCGCGTCGACGCCGGTCGCGATCGACACCGGCATCGTCGTCTCGGATCTCGACAACGGCACGCTGGCTTCGGCCATCTTCCAGATCGGCGCGGGTTTCCATGCCGGCGAGGACCTGCTCGGCTTCGTCAACGACGGCGCCACCATGGGCAACATCACGGCCAGCTACGACGCTGCCGCCGGCACCCTGACGCTGAGCTCCTCGGGCAACAGCGCCACGCTGGCGCAATGGCAGGCGGCGCTGCGCGCGGTCACTTATACCGACACGGCCATCACGCCCGACACGGCCACCCGCACGATCAGCTTCTCGATCAACGACGGCACCCAGTCGAGCCTCTCGCTCGCGCGCACCGTCACGGTTGCCGACGTCGACCAGACGCCGACCGTCGGCTCCACCAGCAGCGGCCCGGCTGCCTTCCAGGCCGCCGACAACACCGTTTCCACGCCGATCGTGGTCGACAACGGCATCATCCTGGGCGACCTCGACAACAGCACGCTGGCCTCGGCCAAGGTGCAGATCGGCACCGGCTTCCAGCCCGGCGAGGACGTGCTGTCGTTCGTCAACGACGGCGCCACCATGGGCAACATCACGGCCAGCTACGACGCCGTGCACGGCACCCTCACGCTGACTTCGGCCGGCGCCATCGCCACGCTGGCGCAATGGCAGGCCGCACTGCGCGCGGTCACCTATACCGACACGGCCATCACGCCCGACACGACCACCCGCAGCATCGGCTTCTCGCTCAACGACGGCACCCAGACCAGCACGACCTACTCGCGCGACGTCACCGTCACCGACGTCGACCAGACACCGCTCATCTCGTCGAGCAGCACCGGTTCGGTGCCCTTCAAGGCAGGCGACAATGTCGCCTCCACGCCGGTGGTGGTCGACAACGGCATCACGCTGACCGATCGCGACAACCCCACCCTCGCCTCAGCCACCGTGCAAATCGGCGCGGGCTTCCATGCCGGCGAGGACCTGCTCGGCTTCGTCAACGACGGCGCCACCATGGGCAACATCACGGCCAGTTACGACGCCGTGCACGGCACCCTCACGCTGAGCTCGGCCGGCGCCACCGCCACGCTGGCGCAATGGCAGGCGGCGCTGCGCTCGGTCACCTATACCGACACGGCCGTCACGCCCGCCACCGCCACGCGTACCCTGATCGTCTCGGTCAACGACGGCGTGAAGACCAGCGGGGCCATCACGCGCAACATCACGGTCGCCGATACCGACCAGACGCCGCTCATCTCCTCGAGCAACAGCGACCCGGCCGCCTTCGTGGCCGGCGACAACACGGCGTCCACGCCGATCGTGGTCGACAACGGCATCACGCTGACCGATCGCGACAATTCCACCTTCGCCTCGGCCACGGTGCAGATCGGCACCGGCTTCCACGCCGGCGAGGACCTGCTCGGCTTCGTCAACGACGGCCTCACGATGGGCAACATCACGGCCAGCTACGACGCGGTGCACGGCACGCTGACGCTGAGCTCGGCCGGCGCCACCGCCTCGCTGGCGCAATGGCAGGCGGCGCTGCGCTCGGTCACCTACACCGACACGGCCATCACGCCCGATTCGACAACGCGCGTCATCAGCTTCGCCGTCAGCGACGGCGTGAAGGCCAGCACCGCCATCACGCGCGAGGTCACCGTCACCGATACCGACCAGAGGCCGATCATCTCGTCGAGCAACACGGGCTCGGTCTCCTTCACGGCAGGCGACAACGTCGCGTCCACACCAGTGGTGGTCGACAACGGCATCGTGCTGAGCGATCTCGACAACTCCACCTTCGCCTCCGCCACTGTGAAGATCGGCGCCGGCTTCCATGCCGGCGAGGACGTGCTCGGCTTCGTCAACGACGGCGCCACCATGGGCAACATCACCGCCAGCTACGATGCCGCCACCGGCACGCTGACGCTGAACTCGTCCGGCGCGATCGCCTCGCTGGCGCAATGGCAGGCCGCGCTGCGTTCGGTCACCTACACCGACACGGCCATCACGCCGGACGCCGCCACGCGCAGCATCAGCTTCTCCGTCAACGACGGCGTGAAGACCAGCACCGACATCACGCGCAGCGTGACCGTCACCGATGTCGACCAGACGCCGCTCATCTCGTCGAGCAACACCGGGCCGGCCGCCTTCGTCTCGGGCGACAACGCCCCCTCCACGCCGATCGCGATCGACAACGGCATCACGCTGTCCGACCGCGACAACACGACCTTCGCCTCGGCGACGGTGCAGATCGGCGCCGGCTTCCACGCCAACGAGGACCTGCTCGCCTTCGTCAACGACGGCGCCACCATGGGCAACATCACGGCCAGCTACGACGCCGTGCATGGCACCCTGACGCTGACTTCGGCCGGCGCCACCGCCACGCTCGCGCAATGGCAGGCCGCGCTGCGCTCGGTTACCTATACCGACACGGCGGTGCTGCCCAACACGGCCGCGCGCACGCTGATCGTCTCCGTCAACGACGGCACCGAGACCAGCGCCGCCCTCACGCGCAGCGTGTCGGTCACGGCCACGCACCAGACGCCGCAACTGGGCGGCGGCGATGCCCGGCTCAGCTACACGGCCGACGGCAAGAGCGGCTCCACGATCACGGTCGGCGACGGCATCACGCTGGGCGATCGCAACAACACGCCGCCCACCACGGCAACGGTAGCCTTCGGCGGCAGCTTCGACGCCAAGCACGACGTGCTGGGCTTCACGCCCAGCGCCGCCAGCGGCGACATCACGGCCAGCTACAACGCCGCCACCGGCACCCTGACCTTCAGCTCGGCCAGCGGCACGGCCACCACCGCGCAGTGGCAGGCCGCGCTGAACGCGGTGACCTACACCGACACCCAGGCCGAGCACGCCAACGGCTCGCGTACCCTGGTGTTCACGGTCGGCGACGGCACGCGCAGCAGCGCGCCGCTCACGCGCACGCTGCAGATCGTGGGCGTGCCGCAGCCGGTCGGCGTGCCGATCCTGCCGACTACCGTGGAACCGGATCACAAGCCGACGCCGCCGATCGCGCCGCCGCAGGTCGAGATTCCGCGTTCGACCATGCTGATCGCACCGGATGCCCACGAGCGCAACGACGGCGTGTCGAATCCCCTGATCGTGCTGACGGCGCTCGACGCACCGCGCCAGATCAGCACCATCGTGCCGCGCGACACCTTTACCTTCGCCACCCACGACGCGCGCGGAAACGCATTGGGCGACACCTCCGTCACCTCGCTCGATTCAATCGTGCCGCAGGAGGCGGCCGCTGCACCGGCGGCCGCGCATCTGCTGCCTGCCGCCGACGTGCATGCCATGCACCAGCCCGGCAGCGCCTTCGCGCTCAACGTGGCCCCGCTGCTGCGCGCGCCGGCCAATGCCGAAGCCGCGCACGAGCAGGCCAGCGTGGCCGTCACGCTGGCCGACGGCGCGGCCCTGCCGGCCTGGCTCCATTACGACGCCACGCACGGCACGCTGAGCGGCACGCCGCCGGCCGGCGTGCATGAGATCCGCGTCACGCTGGTCTCGCGCGATGCCGCCGGCAACGTGGTGCGCCGCGAGGTGGTGGTGCGCTTCGACGCGCACGGCAAGCCCGCCGCCAACGCGCATGCCGCGCCGAAACCGGCAGCCAAGCCGGCGCCGCACGCCGCCGTGCCGCCCGCCAAGGCTTCGCTCACCGCGCAATTCGCCAATGCGGTGGCCACGCTGCACGTGCCGCGCCACGACGCGGCCCTCGCCGAGCGGCAGTCCGCCGTCGCGGCCGTCACCCCGGAGCGCCGCTCATGA
- a CDS encoding phage tail protein has protein sequence MSDQYLGEIRMVAFDFAPYGWALCGGQLLPISQNNALFALLGTNYGGTGVSTFGLPNLQGRSPVGVGTGAGLAPIVLGETGGAEQITLTSSQMPMHTHAAVVTGGGGTSTVSISIPATTTTTSPQSVPGSNMVLGPGASSGHTATVYSTATPNTNLLPFNASVTTAPPSITNSVAGGSLPFDIRNPYIGLTFIIALQGVYPTRG, from the coding sequence ATGTCCGATCAGTACCTTGGTGAAATCCGCATGGTCGCCTTCGACTTCGCGCCCTATGGCTGGGCGCTGTGCGGAGGCCAGTTGCTGCCGATCTCGCAAAACAACGCGCTGTTCGCCTTGCTCGGCACCAACTACGGCGGCACCGGCGTGAGCACCTTCGGCCTGCCGAACCTGCAGGGCCGCTCGCCGGTCGGCGTCGGCACCGGGGCGGGCCTCGCGCCGATCGTGCTCGGCGAGACCGGTGGCGCCGAGCAGATCACGCTGACCAGCTCCCAAATGCCGATGCATACGCACGCGGCAGTCGTGACGGGCGGCGGCGGCACCAGCACGGTGTCGATCTCGATCCCGGCCACCACCACCACCACGAGTCCGCAGTCGGTGCCGGGCAGCAACATGGTGCTCGGCCCGGGCGCATCGAGCGGCCACACGGCCACGGTGTACAGCACCGCCACGCCAAACACGAACCTGCTGCCGTTCAACGCCAGCGTGACCACCGCCCCCCCCAGCATCACGAATTCGGTGGCCGGCGGCAGCCTGCCGTTCGACATTCGCAATCCCTACATCGGCCTGACGTTCATCATCGCGCTGCAAGGGGTTTACCCGACGCGGGGCTAA
- a CDS encoding DUF6916 family protein, whose amino-acid sequence MSVLPTHDELVQLLGQVLTIETADEAALPLTQTRLTDAPAGLPMDSSYDCYLAHFELPANVRLPQDTYRFRVADGRHWLLFVSPTRPLPSGAGMVCAVIHRKKSDDQAATGLATPHA is encoded by the coding sequence GTGTCAGTTCTACCCACTCACGACGAGCTCGTGCAATTGCTCGGACAGGTATTGACCATCGAGACGGCCGACGAAGCCGCGCTGCCGCTGACCCAGACGCGCCTGACGGACGCGCCGGCCGGCCTGCCGATGGACAGCAGCTACGACTGCTACCTGGCGCACTTCGAACTGCCGGCCAACGTTCGGTTGCCGCAGGACACCTACCGCTTTCGCGTCGCGGACGGCCGCCACTGGCTGCTGTTCGTCTCGCCGACTCGGCCGCTGCCGAGCGGCGCGGGCATGGTCTGCGCCGTCATCCACCGCAAGAAATCCGACGACCAGGCCGCCACCGGCCTGGCGACGCCCCATGCCTGA